One genomic region from Desulfobacterales bacterium encodes:
- a CDS encoding CBS domain-containing protein, whose translation MEFSFVEELVHRLKVFQAMSKNVVTITPKNTLRDAQITMRDARVSGLPVVKDNIMIGIVTIEDVIQALDHGYIEEPVDRWMTQDVVTVVSNWPLSRAMSILDRTRFGRLPVLDKEGSLCGLITPNSILRALLSELNRLLARDEKSEVTIETLENESLRLQFDVEAGDYDRAGLASVQLKRELAARGVDPGLQRRVAIAAHEAETNLIIHSTSGGTIIAVLEPESIRLTVTDNGPGIENIEQAMQPGYSTASDFVRSLGFGAGMGLGNIKRCTDHFELKSKPGLGTRLNLRFDLRPSTATATTEQTDKNSLLERG comes from the coding sequence TTGGAGTTCTCCTTCGTCGAAGAGTTAGTTCATCGGCTCAAAGTCTTCCAGGCCATGTCCAAGAACGTGGTGACCATCACTCCCAAAAACACCCTACGCGACGCGCAGATCACCATGCGTGATGCCCGCGTTTCGGGTCTTCCCGTCGTCAAGGACAACATCATGATCGGTATCGTGACCATCGAGGATGTCATCCAGGCCCTTGACCACGGTTATATCGAGGAACCTGTCGACCGTTGGATGACTCAGGATGTCGTTACTGTCGTATCGAATTGGCCCCTGAGCCGGGCCATGTCTATTCTGGATCGGACCCGTTTCGGGAGATTGCCGGTGCTGGACAAGGAGGGGAGCCTCTGCGGCCTGATCACACCCAATAGCATTCTCCGGGCGCTTCTCAGCGAGCTGAACCGTTTACTGGCAAGAGACGAAAAGAGTGAAGTGACGATAGAAACCCTTGAGAACGAGTCCCTGCGGCTGCAGTTTGATGTCGAGGCCGGCGATTACGACCGGGCGGGCCTGGCCAGCGTGCAATTAAAAAGGGAACTGGCCGCACGAGGCGTGGACCCTGGGCTTCAGCGTCGTGTCGCCATCGCCGCCCATGAGGCCGAAACGAATCTGATCATACACAGCACGTCGGGGGGCACCATCATCGCCGTTCTCGAGCCGGAGAGCATTCGGCTCACCGTCACCGACAACGGCCCGGGCATCGAAAACATCGAACAGGCGATGCAACCGGGCTACTCCACTGCCAGCGACTTCGTCCGGAGTCTTGGCTTCGGGGCCGGTATGGGACTTGGCAACATCAAGCGCTGCACAGATCATTTCGAGCTCAAGAGCAAACCCGGACTGGGGACGAGACTCAACCTCCGCTTCGATTTGAGACCAAGTACCGCAACGGCCACCACGGAGCAGACTGATAAGAATTCACTTTTGGAAAGGGGTTGA
- a CDS encoding succinate CoA transferase, with product MMANGVFPVISAEEAVAGLKDGDTVAFSGFSPAGAAKAVPRALAQKAREEHTKGHAFRVRILTGASTDRGIDDELAAAEAISWRAPYQSAPALRDQINRQEVEYVDMHLSHVPQTVASGFFGRINLAVVEATEITPDGRVYLTTSIGASPTYLKHADKVIIEINSRQSPRLHEMADIFIMPPPPRRTPIHIYDPLTRIGWPYAVVDPKKVIGIVANDEPDRVGEFSPPDKTGQRIAEHVIMFLLAEKAAGRIPETFLPFQAGVGNVANSVMSALGNHPDIPPFTMYSEVFQDAMFDLMSTEKLLGASATSLTVTVEKLQQIVGNMDFFGPRIVLRPQEISNNPGIIRRLGVIALNTALEIDIYGNVNASHLYGMDVINGVGGSGEFTRNSYLSFLMAPSIAKGGNISTVVPMCPHVDNNEHSVQIVVTEQGLADLRGLGPQQRAKIIIEKCAHPLYRNYLERYVRESRLGHIRHDLSRCFELHRNLLEYGTMLPP from the coding sequence ATGATGGCTAATGGTGTTTTCCCTGTTATAAGCGCCGAAGAGGCCGTCGCAGGATTAAAAGACGGCGACACGGTCGCATTCAGCGGATTTTCTCCGGCCGGCGCGGCCAAGGCGGTCCCGCGGGCACTGGCTCAAAAAGCCCGCGAAGAACACACCAAAGGACACGCTTTCCGGGTCCGCATTCTTACCGGGGCGTCCACGGACCGCGGCATCGACGATGAACTGGCCGCGGCCGAAGCCATCTCCTGGCGGGCTCCCTATCAGTCCGCGCCGGCATTGCGGGATCAGATCAACCGCCAGGAAGTGGAATATGTCGATATGCACCTGTCGCATGTTCCCCAGACAGTCGCTTCCGGATTTTTCGGCCGGATCAATCTGGCGGTGGTGGAAGCCACTGAAATCACCCCGGACGGACGCGTGTATCTGACCACCTCCATCGGCGCTTCACCCACCTATCTGAAACATGCCGACAAGGTGATTATCGAGATCAACAGTCGCCAGTCCCCACGGCTGCACGAAATGGCGGATATCTTTATCATGCCGCCCCCGCCCCGAAGAACGCCGATTCATATTTACGATCCGTTGACCCGGATCGGCTGGCCCTATGCGGTTGTGGATCCTAAAAAAGTGATCGGCATCGTCGCCAACGACGAACCCGATCGTGTCGGCGAATTCAGCCCCCCCGATAAGACCGGACAGCGGATTGCAGAGCATGTGATAATGTTTCTGCTGGCTGAAAAGGCGGCCGGACGCATTCCGGAAACTTTTCTGCCGTTCCAGGCCGGCGTCGGCAACGTGGCCAACAGCGTTATGTCCGCCCTGGGCAACCACCCGGATATCCCCCCTTTCACCATGTATTCCGAAGTTTTTCAGGACGCCATGTTTGATTTGATGTCAACGGAAAAGCTGTTGGGGGCCAGTGCCACCAGCCTGACGGTCACGGTTGAAAAACTGCAGCAGATTGTCGGCAACATGGATTTTTTCGGACCCCGTATCGTCCTGCGGCCCCAGGAAATCTCCAACAACCCCGGCATCATCCGCCGGCTGGGGGTAATCGCCCTGAACACGGCTTTGGAAATCGACATCTACGGCAACGTTAACGCCTCGCATCTGTACGGAATGGATGTGATAAACGGGGTCGGCGGCAGCGGGGAGTTTACGCGCAACAGCTACCTGTCTTTTCTGATGGCCCCTTCCATCGCCAAAGGCGGCAACATATCCACGGTGGTGCCGATGTGTCCGCACGTCGACAACAACGAGCACTCGGTCCAGATAGTTGTAACCGAACAGGGACTGGCGGACCTGAGGGGTCTGGGTCCCCAGCAGCGTGCTAAGATTATTATTGAAAAATGCGCACACCCGCTCTACCGAAATTATCTTGAGCGATATGTCCGGGAGTCCCGTTTAGGCCATATCCGGCACGATCTAAGCCGCTGTTTTGAGCTCCACCGCAACCTGCTGGAATACGGGACGATGCTGCCACCCTAA
- a CDS encoding response regulator encodes MEKMKMMLVDDEERFLVTTRKLLTKKDIEVVTATSGKDALEILRQKNIHVVILDVKMPGMDGIATLKEIKSRFPLVEVIMLTGHATVESAIEGLKSGATDYLMKPTGIDELIGRAEEAFQKRQRLEEKIRMAQTRKFMKSPRDILREAEKPE; translated from the coding sequence ATGGAAAAAATGAAAATGATGCTGGTGGACGACGAAGAACGGTTCCTCGTCACCACCAGGAAGTTACTTACAAAAAAAGACATTGAGGTCGTTACGGCGACAAGCGGCAAGGATGCGCTTGAAATTTTGCGGCAAAAAAATATTCATGTGGTTATCCTGGATGTTAAAATGCCCGGCATGGACGGCATTGCCACGCTAAAGGAAATTAAAAGCCGTTTTCCATTGGTTGAGGTCATTATGCTGACCGGTCATGCCACGGTAGAATCCGCCATTGAAGGGCTAAAATCAGGGGCCACGGATTATCTGATGAAGCCCACCGGCATTGATGAACTCATCGGCCGGGCCGAGGAGGCATTTCAAAAACGGCAACGGCTGGAAGAAAAAATCCGGATGGCCCAGACGCGGAAGTTCATGAAGTCTCCCCGGGATATTCTCCGGGAGGCGGAAAAGCCCGAATAG
- a CDS encoding ATP-binding protein yields MSLTQKLSERGCFAKVSTGNHLKPNHYSTIRKIILISMILVPFIPFILVLITGYYYFATALETSKIASMKRIVNDHRQMIESFLNERRADLEFVQNAYPFEELGRPQTLARVFQLLQNKSNAFQDLGIFDESGVHVAYHGPYELKGKMYRHTEWFQNVIRHNYYISDIFLGYRQVPHFIIAVVRKENNRKWVIRATIDTLMFNDLVKKIRIGATGEAYILNVDGILQTDRRSGGHLMEQDSGHRPHLVYHEDIRIFIDKDAAKHNFLYATTWLKNWQWQLVVRQEKADVFKALRTATYLIVIISVVGGVLIIGVAFFLTDRIVRRMQQLDAEKDQLSEQLIRASRLAELGEMAAGFAHEINNPLQIIKNEQTLIEMLTAELKQKGELKESENLIEIEDSFKQINLQISRCAEITQAILKFGRKTEAAWQDIELNSFIPEITAMVAKKASVNGIAIRQHIPDAPLCVHADPTQLQQVFLNLFNNAIDAVIERHKGNGGEISVETVATDNSRVSIRIHDNGCGISPENLKKIFSPFFTTKPVGKGTGLGLSVCFGIINNLGGSMQVSSDLESGTTFTLSLPAGKS; encoded by the coding sequence TTGAGTCTGACGCAGAAATTGAGCGAAAGGGGGTGTTTTGCAAAGGTCTCAACAGGCAACCACTTGAAGCCTAACCACTACAGCACCATTCGAAAGATCATTCTCATTAGTATGATCCTGGTGCCCTTTATTCCCTTTATTTTAGTTTTGATCACCGGTTATTATTATTTTGCAACCGCTTTGGAAACCAGCAAGATTGCCAGCATGAAGCGGATTGTCAACGATCATCGCCAGATGATCGAGTCCTTTCTGAATGAGCGCAGGGCCGATCTGGAATTTGTGCAAAACGCATACCCGTTTGAAGAATTAGGCCGGCCGCAAACCCTGGCCAGGGTTTTCCAACTGCTCCAAAACAAATCCAATGCGTTTCAGGATCTGGGGATTTTTGACGAATCCGGTGTTCACGTCGCCTATCATGGACCTTATGAATTAAAAGGAAAAATGTATCGCCACACCGAGTGGTTCCAAAACGTCATCAGACACAACTATTATATCAGTGATATTTTTTTGGGATACCGCCAGGTTCCCCATTTTATTATTGCCGTTGTACGTAAGGAAAACAACCGCAAATGGGTCATCCGGGCCACCATCGACACCCTGATGTTCAATGATCTGGTAAAAAAAATACGCATCGGCGCCACCGGCGAAGCTTACATATTGAACGTCGACGGTATCCTGCAGACGGACCGGCGTTCCGGCGGGCATCTGATGGAGCAGGACAGCGGGCACCGGCCCCACCTTGTCTATCATGAAGATATCAGAATTTTCATCGATAAGGACGCTGCGAAACATAATTTCCTGTACGCCACCACCTGGCTGAAAAACTGGCAATGGCAGCTCGTGGTCCGGCAGGAAAAGGCGGACGTCTTTAAAGCACTCAGGACTGCTACCTACCTGATTGTTATTATTTCCGTTGTCGGGGGTGTCCTTATCATCGGGGTGGCATTTTTTCTGACGGATCGAATTGTCAGACGAATGCAGCAGTTGGATGCTGAAAAGGACCAGTTAAGCGAACAGCTCATTCGGGCCAGCCGCCTGGCCGAGCTGGGTGAAATGGCGGCCGGTTTTGCCCATGAAATCAATAACCCGCTTCAGATCATCAAAAATGAGCAAACCCTGATTGAAATGCTGACGGCTGAATTAAAACAAAAAGGCGAGCTGAAAGAATCCGAAAATCTGATTGAAATTGAAGATTCCTTTAAGCAGATTAATCTTCAGATATCGCGCTGTGCTGAAATTACCCAGGCGATTCTCAAGTTCGGCCGAAAAACCGAAGCAGCTTGGCAGGATATCGAGCTGAACAGTTTCATACCCGAAATTACCGCCATGGTAGCCAAAAAAGCGAGCGTCAACGGCATTGCCATCAGGCAGCACATTCCGGATGCCCCCCTCTGTGTTCATGCCGACCCTACCCAACTGCAACAGGTCTTTCTGAATCTTTTCAACAATGCCATCGATGCCGTCATAGAGCGGCATAAAGGCAATGGCGGCGAAATATCGGTAGAGACGGTTGCGACGGATAACAGCCGTGTCAGCATCCGGATCCATGACAATGGCTGCGGGATCAGCCCTGAAAATTTAAAGAAAATATTCTCTCCTTTTTTTACAACCAAACCGGTGGGCAAAGGAACGGGCCTGGGGCTTTCGGTTTGTTTCGGCATCATCAACAACCTGGGCGGATCCATGCAAGTCAGCAGCGATCTGGAGAGCGGAACAACCTTTACGTTAAGCCTCCCCGCAGGCAAGTCATAG
- a CDS encoding response regulator, with product MQKGKILLVDDEVAFTTSMAKLLRAKGYQVTTAGTGKEAIGFLEAENFDVVVLDLKMPGMDGMATLIEIKKLKLHTETLILTGHGSIDLALESFNLGAYDFLTKPCALNDLLNKIEGAGKKKDVTEKRDLLDGMIRIKG from the coding sequence ATGCAAAAAGGAAAAATCTTACTGGTCGATGATGAAGTCGCCTTTACCACCTCCATGGCGAAACTGCTGCGGGCAAAGGGCTATCAGGTGACGACGGCCGGCACCGGCAAAGAGGCAATTGGTTTTCTTGAAGCTGAAAATTTCGACGTGGTCGTGCTGGATTTAAAAATGCCGGGCATGGACGGCATGGCGACCCTTATAGAAATAAAAAAACTGAAATTGCATACCGAAACCCTGATCCTGACCGGCCACGGATCCATTGATTTGGCCCTGGAATCTTTTAACCTGGGGGCTTACGACTTCCTGACCAAACCCTGCGCCCTGAATGATTTGCTCAATAAAATTGAAGGCGCCGGGAAAAAAAAGGATGTGACCGAGAAAAGAGATTTATTAGACGGGATGATTCGAATCAAGGGGTGA
- a CDS encoding YIP1 family protein → MFETDTQPDKFTLGLYFKTLTRLLGEPRKFFGELPPESALKRPVGFLLVSSLFFTGASLLVNTYVQPGLMSAILFVNAVGMALIASSLGYLAVLLTMGRCQTFTRFFSIYAFASGVTLLASWIPYFVWLTEPWKWWLIAVGLVHGCKFSWKQSLMVTAVSFSLVVFIFWLLIPNAR, encoded by the coding sequence GTGTTTGAAACGGACACACAACCAGACAAATTTACCCTTGGATTATATTTTAAAACTTTGACCCGGCTGTTGGGGGAGCCCCGTAAATTTTTTGGTGAGCTTCCCCCGGAGTCGGCTTTGAAAAGACCGGTTGGGTTTCTGCTTGTTTCCAGCCTCTTTTTCACAGGGGCAAGTTTGCTTGTAAATACGTACGTCCAACCCGGTTTAATGAGCGCCATCTTGTTTGTCAATGCCGTAGGCATGGCGCTGATCGCATCATCTCTTGGTTACCTGGCGGTCCTTTTAACCATGGGAAGATGTCAGACATTTACCCGATTTTTCAGCATCTACGCCTTTGCTTCAGGCGTCACCCTCCTGGCTTCCTGGATCCCCTACTTTGTCTGGCTCACCGAACCCTGGAAATGGTGGCTGATTGCCGTCGGCCTTGTCCACGGCTGTAAATTCAGCTGGAAACAGTCCCTGATGGTTACCGCGGTTTCTTTCAGCCTTGTAGTCTTTATTTTTTGGTTGTTGATTCCGAACGCAAGATGA
- a CDS encoding response regulator, producing the protein MKGAKILLVDDEVVFTDNVTKLLTSRGYRASAVNSGDSAIRLLEKENFDVIVLDLKMPGMDGLATLKEIKKIGLFTETLILTGHGSIDSALEAIKLGAYDYLTKPCEIDELVAKIEGAWEKKDDQEKKDIEEKIHKLVESPASAFDLFPKNKKKR; encoded by the coding sequence ATGAAGGGAGCTAAAATTTTACTGGTAGATGATGAGGTCGTATTTACGGATAACGTCACAAAATTGCTGACAAGCAGGGGATACCGCGCCTCTGCCGTCAACAGCGGGGACAGCGCCATTCGTCTCCTTGAAAAAGAAAACTTCGATGTGATTGTGCTGGACCTGAAAATGCCGGGCATGGACGGCCTCGCCACTTTAAAGGAAATCAAAAAAATAGGCCTGTTTACCGAAACCCTGATCCTGACCGGCCACGGGTCGATTGATTCGGCCCTGGAAGCAATCAAGCTGGGGGCGTACGATTACCTGACCAAACCGTGTGAAATTGACGAGTTGGTGGCTAAAATCGAAGGGGCTTGGGAAAAGAAAGACGACCAGGAAAAAAAAGATATCGAAGAAAAAATCCACAAACTGGTGGAATCGCCTGCGTCTGCTTTTGACCTGTTTCCCAAAAACAAAAAGAAACGCTAA
- a CDS encoding DRTGG domain-containing protein, with product MKLKEVKAILDADMLVGHDLLEMEVNTAFGADLLSDVLTFAKPGCMLITGLTNPQIIRTADILEIAAIIIVRGKKPAPETIRLAKELEIPVLSTKYILFETAGRLYEKGMRGCVESG from the coding sequence ATGAAGCTGAAGGAAGTAAAAGCAATTTTGGATGCCGATATGCTGGTTGGCCATGATCTATTGGAAATGGAAGTCAACACGGCCTTCGGCGCCGATTTGCTGAGCGATGTCCTTACCTTTGCGAAACCAGGCTGCATGCTTATAACCGGATTGACCAATCCTCAGATCATCCGTACGGCGGACATCCTCGAAATTGCCGCAATTATCATCGTTCGCGGAAAAAAGCCTGCGCCGGAAACCATCCGTCTTGCAAAAGAACTCGAGATTCCCGTTCTTTCAACAAAGTACATCCTTTTTGAAACCGCCGGCCGATTGTATGAAAAAGGCATGCGGGGATGTGTAGAAAGCGGGTGA
- a CDS encoding response regulator, producing MVDKIRVLMVDDEEQFRASTSKILTRKGYETTMAASGEEAIRMLQEKPQDVVILDIKMPGMDGHEALAQIKKIRPQSQVIMLTGHGAVDSAKESLVAGAYDYLSKPCDIDLLAAKINDAYASRHKEIPRQEKRARDIMIHIDDYSIVTADNTVKEAIEQLRRSFEGFVSSSRVMETGHRSLLVFDQKKELVGILSILDLIDAVRPAYLSAPKPSMADSMQFSPMFWSGLFTTQVKALAAKKVGEVMSESPPSVDEDTNLMEIADLMYRAQIRRVIVRSKGKVIGIVREQELFFEMARIML from the coding sequence ATGGTGGATAAAATTCGCGTACTGATGGTTGATGACGAAGAGCAGTTTAGGGCGTCAACTTCAAAAATTCTGACCAGAAAAGGGTATGAGACAACCATGGCGGCCAGCGGTGAAGAGGCCATTCGTATGTTGCAGGAAAAACCCCAGGACGTCGTTATCCTGGACATCAAAATGCCGGGAATGGACGGCCATGAGGCCCTGGCGCAAATTAAAAAGATCCGTCCCCAGTCCCAGGTCATTATGCTGACCGGTCATGGGGCCGTCGATTCCGCCAAAGAATCTCTGGTTGCGGGAGCCTATGATTACCTCAGCAAACCGTGTGACATCGACCTGCTGGCGGCCAAGATCAATGACGCCTATGCGTCCAGGCACAAAGAGATTCCCAGGCAAGAAAAAAGAGCCCGCGACATCATGATCCATATCGACGACTACAGCATTGTTACGGCGGATAACACCGTCAAAGAGGCCATCGAGCAGCTCAGGCGTTCTTTTGAAGGATTTGTTTCCAGCAGCCGCGTCATGGAAACCGGCCACCGCTCCCTGCTGGTGTTTGATCAAAAAAAGGAACTGGTGGGCATCCTCAGCATCCTGGATCTGATCGATGCGGTCAGACCGGCTTATTTATCCGCCCCCAAGCCCTCCATGGCGGACAGCATGCAATTTTCGCCGATGTTCTGGAGCGGCCTGTTTACCACTCAGGTGAAAGCGCTTGCTGCTAAAAAAGTCGGCGAGGTCATGTCCGAATCCCCGCCCAGCGTGGATGAAGATACCAACCTGATGGAAATCGCCGACCTCATGTACCGCGCGCAGATCCGAAGGGTGATTGTACGGAGCAAAGGCAAAGTCATCGGCATTGTCAGAGAACAGGAGCTCTTTTTTGAAATGGCGCGAATTATGTTGTGA
- a CDS encoding DASS family sodium-coupled anion symporter, which produces MTAAKKKKETGYDKYVDWKLFIIPIVVLIGILMMPTPYGMKDVATEYKVGPKAVIDFITQSLFNKPGSDVEQWQLLAAQVIEQNMRMGALKKARFLKRDVKWANQHKIQADAKNFERAKTYIKDNVSEEDYVSIANKSLELRRQGLKYENLSEKDRKAADVGAWHIKVAIAMGAFVVICFVTECIPLPGVAFSIGLILVFGGVVTRQQVAMLYWDDACWFIMGSLMFAAAFVITGVDKRVCLVMFRKLAVPNAKWITLIFFIIITPLAAFISDHALAAMFLPIGMLLYQNSLTDEIPEDPELGKMLMIGIAMACNIGGMGSPSGGARNVIMMTYLTDMFGIDIGYFQWVTYCFPFLFVMIPITWFFLNWRFKPRVISLAPAMDQLRYEIGKMGPWNRKQIYALIIFVIMVFGWFTEKGFYELGIYPVRLGIGVIAMAGAVAYLLTGVVNWRDYQQKVDWGVVWLYAGAIIFGRTLDGTGAAYWLARSAIDFLAPLGMDAGLPLMAASNGITAIITNLMADGPAAAAVGPITLNMAGLVHPGTAFLPFMAMATAISSSFAYCLIIGTPPNAIVYASGYLEPKDYLRIGLPLWFVANIVLLLFTAVYWNLRGFAGMSGF; this is translated from the coding sequence ATGACCGCAGCAAAGAAGAAAAAGGAAACCGGATATGACAAATATGTGGACTGGAAATTGTTTATCATTCCCATTGTGGTCCTCATCGGCATTCTGATGATGCCCACGCCTTACGGCATGAAGGATGTGGCCACCGAATACAAGGTCGGTCCCAAGGCCGTGATTGATTTTATCACCCAGTCGCTTTTTAACAAACCCGGTTCGGATGTGGAACAATGGCAATTGCTTGCCGCCCAGGTCATTGAGCAAAACATGCGAATGGGGGCTTTGAAAAAAGCCCGGTTTTTAAAAAGAGATGTCAAATGGGCCAACCAGCATAAAATCCAGGCTGATGCAAAGAATTTTGAACGCGCCAAAACCTATATCAAAGATAATGTCAGCGAAGAAGATTATGTAAGCATCGCAAATAAAAGCCTGGAACTTCGCCGCCAGGGCCTCAAATATGAAAACCTTTCGGAAAAAGATCGCAAGGCCGCGGATGTCGGCGCCTGGCATATCAAGGTGGCCATTGCCATGGGCGCATTTGTCGTGATCTGCTTTGTAACCGAATGCATCCCGCTTCCAGGGGTTGCTTTTTCTATCGGGCTGATCCTTGTTTTTGGGGGTGTCGTCACCCGGCAGCAGGTCGCCATGCTTTACTGGGATGACGCCTGCTGGTTTATCATGGGCAGCCTGATGTTCGCCGCCGCCTTTGTCATAACCGGGGTGGACAAACGGGTTTGCCTGGTAATGTTCCGCAAGCTGGCCGTTCCCAATGCCAAATGGATCACCCTGATATTTTTTATTATCATTACCCCCCTGGCGGCTTTTATCTCCGACCACGCCCTGGCCGCCATGTTTCTTCCCATCGGCATGCTGCTGTATCAGAACAGCCTGACCGATGAAATCCCGGAAGACCCGGAGTTGGGGAAAATGCTGATGATCGGCATTGCCATGGCATGTAATATCGGCGGCATGGGCTCACCGTCGGGCGGCGCCCGCAATGTAATCATGATGACGTATCTTACCGATATGTTCGGAATAGACATCGGCTACTTTCAGTGGGTTACCTATTGCTTCCCTTTCCTCTTCGTTATGATTCCGATTACCTGGTTTTTTTTAAACTGGCGGTTTAAACCCCGCGTGATTTCTCTGGCCCCTGCCATGGATCAGCTCAGATATGAAATCGGCAAGATGGGCCCTTGGAACCGCAAACAGATCTATGCCCTGATTATCTTCGTTATCATGGTATTCGGATGGTTTACGGAAAAGGGATTTTATGAACTCGGCATCTATCCGGTCCGGCTGGGTATCGGCGTCATCGCAATGGCCGGCGCCGTGGCCTATCTGCTTACGGGGGTCGTCAACTGGAGAGATTACCAGCAAAAAGTCGACTGGGGCGTGGTCTGGCTGTATGCCGGCGCCATTATCTTCGGCCGGACCCTGGACGGCACGGGTGCGGCCTACTGGCTGGCCAGATCCGCCATTGATTTCCTGGCGCCATTGGGAATGGATGCCGGCCTGCCGCTGATGGCGGCCTCCAACGGCATTACCGCCATCATCACCAACCTGATGGCGGACGGTCCGGCAGCAGCAGCCGTCGGGCCCATCACATTGAACATGGCCGGCCTGGTACACCCCGGCACTGCCTTTCTGCCCTTTATGGCGATGGCCACCGCCATATCGTCCTCCTTTGCGTATTGCCTGATCATCGGCACGCCGCCCAACGCCATCGTGTATGCCAGCGGTTATCTGGAGCCCAAAGACTACCTCAGGATCGGTTTGCCGCTGTGGTTTGTCGCCAATATCGTCCTGCTGCTTTTTACAGCCGTATACTGGAACTTGCGGGGATTCGCCGGGATGTCCGGTTTCTAG